Within Cohaesibacter gelatinilyticus, the genomic segment GCACCATTCGCAATGTTCGCCAAGCGCGTGTTCATCTGGTTCTTCCCAAACGCCAGCTTTTCAAACGGGATCAGAAACCACCCTCTGCGTCCATCGCTGTCAAATTACAGGGCAATCTGGGACAAACCCAGATACAGGCAATCCAGCATCTGGTTGGTTCTGCCGTTGAGGGTCTGAATCCGGAAAATGTGACGATCATTGATGCCAAGGGTCGTTTGCTGGCATCTGGTCGCGGCAATGACGAGAATTATCTCTCCGCCCGTATGGACGAGCGAACTCAGCAACTGGAAAATCGACTTCGCAATCAGGTAGAGGACATCATCGCCAAAATCGTAGGAGATGGTCGGGCCCGCATCGAAGTCGCTGCAGAACTCGATTTCAACAAGGTTACCGAAACATCCGATACCTTTGATCCTGACGGTCAGGTGATCCGCTCCACTCAAACCCGCTCGGAATCCGCAAAAAGCAACGAAAAAGAAGGCAATGATGGCGTAACTGTTGGCAATGAGCTCCCGGGCGCTGCCGACAATACCGGCAATGGGGCCGGTCGTCAGGAAGCAACCGACGTTACCGAAGAGCTTGTCAATTACGAAATCTCTCGCAAGACCACGACCGAAGTGGTTCAGGGTGGCCGTGTCAAACGTCTCTCTGTTGCAGTTCTGGTAGATGGCACATATGAGAAAAATGATACAGGCGAGCTGACCTACAAACCAAGAAGTGCTGAAGAGCTTGAACAGATTTCCAGTCTGGTGCGTTCGGCAGTTGGCTATGTTCAAACCCGTGGTGACAAGGTCGAAGTCATCAACATGCAGTTCGCTGATGGTCCACAAACCATCTTTGACGACAGTGGCGACGAGCTCTTTGCCTTCACCAAGGATGACTATATCCGCTTTGCCGAACTCGGCATCCTTCTTCTCATGACCCTTCTGGTCCTGTTCCTCGTTGTACGTCCGTTGATGAAGCGCATGCTCGAAAAGCCGGAACAAGAGAACGAAGAAGGCATCGTCATTGGGCCAGATGGCCAGCCTATGGTCTTGAATGATGATGGCGACATGGTACCTGCACCTGAGAATGAAGAACCAGTTCACCCGACAATGAAAGCCATCGAGCATGCACAATTGCAAGGCTCCTTGCAGGCCGACACTCTATTGCGTGTTGGTGAACTCGTAGAAGAAAATCCTGAAGAAG encodes:
- the fliF gene encoding flagellar basal-body MS-ring/collar protein FliF yields the protein MPSDLGKAEKAQRATGVNALTEFFKTLGPVRLAAMGVVTAVLVGFFAFIMMRVSEPTLSPLYTDLAFEDSIQITKLLEAQNVKHEIRQEGAVILAPKDQILRLRMQLAESGLPAGGNVGYEIFDKSETLGTTSFVQNVNHLRALEGELARSIRTIRNVRQARVHLVLPKRQLFKRDQKPPSASIAVKLQGNLGQTQIQAIQHLVGSAVEGLNPENVTIIDAKGRLLASGRGNDENYLSARMDERTQQLENRLRNQVEDIIAKIVGDGRARIEVAAELDFNKVTETSDTFDPDGQVIRSTQTRSESAKSNEKEGNDGVTVGNELPGAADNTGNGAGRQEATDVTEELVNYEISRKTTTEVVQGGRVKRLSVAVLVDGTYEKNDTGELTYKPRSAEELEQISSLVRSAVGYVQTRGDKVEVINMQFADGPQTIFDDSGDELFAFTKDDYIRFAELGILLLMTLLVLFLVVRPLMKRMLEKPEQENEEGIVIGPDGQPMVLNDDGDMVPAPENEEPVHPTMKAIEHAQLQGSLQADTLLRVGELVEENPEEAAKIVRLWLQDAA